In Lachnospiraceae bacterium, one DNA window encodes the following:
- a CDS encoding M28 family peptidase, whose amino-acid sequence MDVNVLFDLVSKEINKEKMVQNVKEIGKWHRYTGAAGGEACVDHLLSELEKAGVPAKAERYQAFVSLPIDEGTELVLESGEHLRLIGEVYSKAVENLDCEMVYDHWSEQKKIYELEEKERLKSFRGKLVLTHSGGGDFAEKLFRAGAIGMIHISMSRGGYIHHCNIGAEWGTPSADAMNRIVSIPAADVSFEDGQMLIERLEQGETIKGFLTIRMESGVRNSRMVIADIPGKSENFILINGHYDSWYEGITDNATSDAIMLELARVFWKHREKLERSVRIAWWSGHSDARYAGSTWYCDEHLDELNKKCVADINLDLTGCKLAEQVRARTTCMEGEDFTASVIEEYTGYKAKPYIPMIRGGDQSFWGAHIPIDIMFKYEPVDEKRVSACPSGGPWWHTEQDTLDKLDNDILYRDALMNLKIACRILNSQVLPVEMCGFVEKMQGFLNDINASTEPDFDLTQVINAIEKMKPVLKKFEFEIKRVGSVEDDRIIKETAGELSRLVYTSGSPYQQDRSCAYAPFGVLKQQEGVNLKNVSEECYLFKKTEFKRACNRIIGQLEHVMWVMEQYLDRKGEM is encoded by the coding sequence ATGGATGTAAATGTACTTTTTGATTTAGTATCGAAAGAAATCAATAAAGAGAAGATGGTCCAAAATGTAAAAGAAATAGGAAAATGGCATCGTTATACTGGGGCAGCTGGTGGAGAAGCCTGTGTTGATCATCTTTTATCCGAACTGGAAAAAGCTGGGGTACCGGCAAAAGCAGAAAGATATCAGGCCTTTGTCAGTCTTCCTATAGATGAAGGTACAGAACTGGTACTGGAAAGTGGAGAACATTTAAGGCTGATCGGTGAAGTTTACAGTAAAGCAGTTGAAAATCTGGATTGTGAGATGGTTTATGATCATTGGTCTGAACAAAAGAAGATATATGAGTTAGAAGAAAAAGAAAGATTGAAATCATTTCGAGGTAAGCTCGTGCTGACTCATTCTGGTGGCGGTGATTTTGCAGAAAAACTATTTCGTGCAGGTGCGATCGGCATGATCCATATAAGTATGAGCAGAGGGGGATATATACATCATTGCAATATAGGTGCAGAATGGGGAACTCCTTCAGCAGATGCAATGAACCGTATAGTAAGTATTCCAGCAGCAGATGTATCTTTTGAAGATGGGCAAATGCTTATAGAACGATTGGAACAGGGAGAGACAATAAAAGGATTTCTTACGATCCGTATGGAATCAGGAGTAAGGAACAGTAGAATGGTGATTGCTGATATTCCTGGAAAAAGTGAAAACTTTATACTGATCAATGGCCATTATGATTCCTGGTATGAAGGCATTACAGACAATGCTACAAGTGATGCTATTATGTTGGAATTAGCCAGGGTATTCTGGAAACACAGAGAAAAACTGGAACGAAGTGTGAGAATAGCCTGGTGGTCAGGTCATTCTGATGCCAGATATGCAGGTTCTACCTGGTACTGCGATGAACATTTAGATGAATTGAATAAAAAATGTGTAGCGGATATCAATCTGGATCTGACAGGTTGTAAGCTGGCTGAACAAGTGAGAGCAAGAACAACCTGCATGGAAGGAGAAGATTTTACTGCCAGTGTAATTGAAGAATATACAGGATATAAGGCAAAACCATATATTCCAATGATACGTGGAGGAGATCAGAGCTTTTGGGGAGCTCATATTCCGATTGATATTATGTTCAAATATGAGCCAGTAGATGAAAAAAGAGTTTCTGCCTGCCCAAGTGGAGGACCATGGTGGCATACAGAGCAGGATACTCTGGATAAGCTGGATAATGATATTCTCTACAGAGATGCATTGATGAATTTAAAAATTGCATGCCGGATATTAAATTCTCAGGTTCTTCCTGTAGAAATGTGTGGTTTTGTGGAGAAGATGCAGGGATTCTTAAATGATATAAATGCGTCCACAGAGCCTGATTTTGATTTGACGCAGGTTATAAATGCAATAGAAAAAATGAAACCAGTCCTTAAGAAATTTGAATTCGAGATTAAACGTGTAGGTTCTGTAGAGGATGACAGGATCATTAAGGAGACAGCAGGAGAATTGAGCAGGCTTGTATATACAAGCGGAAGCCCATATCAGCAGGACAGATCTTGTGCATATGCACCATTTGGGGTATTAAAGCAGCAGGAAGGGGTCAATTTGAAAAACGTCTCAGAAGAGTGTTATTTGTTTAAGAAGACAGAATTTAAGAGGGCTTGCAATCGCATAATAGGTCAGTTAGAACATGTAATGTGGGTAATGGAACAATATTTGGACAGAAAAGGAGAAATGTAA
- a CDS encoding M28 family peptidase — protein sequence MNTYEKITEEVNVDHMLEVASGLAKWERLSGSDEEYEAFKWLEKQYQEYGFKTRLIRHDAYISLPQLSRLTVNGKWVYSQTHSMVPSSHCRGEMVYCPSVDMIKNTDCKGRVVLTRGWVTFASVEAAQKKGAVGVISIQDKVIRECIPSASWGSPTPDDWKYIPVIPVVSIRDDDGDLFVEKMKAGEVCVAEFTTIVDTSWRKIPLLIADLKAPVDTDQFCMFTGHVDSWYYGAIDNGTANAAQMEVARLVSAHQKELKRNFRIVHYSGHSHGRYAGSAWYADNFWEELHKSCVVNVNADSLGGKDAMDVQHSTIMPETMGLAVEVVRHQTGEQFEGLRAARNGDQSFWNVGVSSAFASFSRHQKTLQANGEMGFDRGVAALGAWWHTSDDLPKNIDRDNLLRDGKVFAEYVMTFLTEPVVPLNFCDTVNDIMDHLKNWDDMAGEEYDLSESVKKAETLLNICDMFYKKQMDPEKKNHLILKLARILVPLDFTSGNIYTNEPAKAIDAMPSLSLIRQLVSSDTDENKKMSIKVALRRHVNYVNDSLNQAQELLGEVI from the coding sequence ATGAATACATACGAGAAGATTACTGAAGAAGTAAATGTAGATCATATGTTGGAAGTGGCTAGTGGGCTGGCAAAATGGGAACGTCTTTCTGGATCTGACGAAGAATATGAAGCTTTTAAATGGCTGGAAAAGCAGTATCAGGAATATGGATTTAAAACTAGATTGATCCGCCATGATGCATATATCAGTCTTCCTCAGTTATCCAGACTTACTGTAAATGGAAAATGGGTATATTCGCAGACCCATTCTATGGTTCCATCTTCTCATTGTAGGGGAGAAATGGTTTATTGTCCTTCAGTGGATATGATAAAGAATACAGATTGTAAAGGAAGGGTGGTACTGACTAGAGGATGGGTTACATTTGCATCAGTGGAAGCGGCTCAGAAAAAAGGTGCAGTGGGAGTAATATCTATTCAGGATAAGGTGATCCGAGAATGCATACCATCTGCTTCTTGGGGTAGTCCTACGCCGGATGATTGGAAATATATTCCTGTTATTCCGGTGGTATCAATCCGTGATGATGATGGAGATCTTTTTGTGGAAAAGATGAAAGCAGGAGAAGTGTGCGTTGCCGAATTTACAACAATCGTAGATACGTCATGGAGAAAAATCCCTCTTTTGATTGCAGATCTGAAAGCACCGGTGGATACAGATCAGTTCTGTATGTTTACCGGTCATGTAGATTCATGGTATTATGGTGCAATTGATAATGGAACCGCAAATGCAGCACAGATGGAAGTAGCCCGTTTAGTTTCCGCCCACCAAAAAGAATTAAAGAGAAATTTCAGGATCGTACACTATTCAGGACATTCCCATGGTAGATATGCAGGTTCTGCCTGGTATGCAGATAATTTTTGGGAAGAACTGCATAAAAGCTGCGTTGTCAATGTTAATGCGGATAGCCTGGGTGGAAAAGATGCTATGGATGTGCAGCATTCAACGATCATGCCAGAAACAATGGGGCTGGCAGTTGAAGTGGTAAGACATCAGACAGGTGAACAGTTTGAGGGACTCAGGGCAGCCAGAAATGGAGATCAGAGTTTCTGGAATGTAGGAGTTTCCAGCGCATTTGCGTCCTTTTCAAGACACCAAAAAACACTGCAGGCGAATGGAGAAATGGGATTTGACAGAGGAGTGGCTGCTTTGGGAGCATGGTGGCATACGTCGGATGACCTTCCTAAGAATATAGATAGAGATAATCTATTGAGAGATGGAAAAGTATTTGCTGAATATGTAATGACATTTCTTACAGAACCTGTTGTACCGCTTAATTTCTGTGATACAGTAAATGATATTATGGATCATTTGAAAAATTGGGATGATATGGCTGGAGAAGAATACGATCTTTCAGAATCTGTTAAAAAGGCAGAAACGCTTCTGAACATTTGCGATATGTTTTATAAAAAGCAAATGGATCCAGAGAAGAAAAATCATCTGATCCTGAAACTGGCGCGCATTCTTGTACCGTTGGATTTTACCAGTGGTAATATCTATACAAATGAGCCGGCAAAGGCTATTGATGCGATGCCGTCTCTTTCTCTGATCCGGCAGTTGGTTTCTTCGGATACAGATGAGAACAAAAAGATGTCCATTAAGGTTGCTCTGAGAAGACATGTTAATTATGTGAATGATAGTTTAAATCAGGCACAGGAGCTTTTAGGAGAAGTGATTTAG
- a CDS encoding ABC transporter substrate-binding protein: MRLSKLVQIRKKGMLIAAAALTACALAACGGSGSSSDTKGGENTSKETSAAETGGTQKDTLIVAKDEDVTSLDPQAIVNQKSFSVYCNLYEGLVTYDAETKEISPCLATEWEAIDDKTYHFKLREGVKFHDGNVMTSEDVCFSFERAMSSGVVSTYFNYLDSIEPDGDNAVIMHLKMPYAQLYQALSNPSAVVVSKKAVEQYGDDFAKNPSGTGAYKLKEWKQADSITLEAFEDYWSEKPVTPTVVYKVIPEGSQRTIMLENGEADIAYAVLPNDAGRIEDSADLTMIHEPGYKCMLFYLKTDSKTSPVKDSKVRQAIQYAVNKQEIADTVAYGYGQVGSLYCTPLTTGYNAEKDQGDMYDVDKSKALLAEAGYADGFDLDFYCQTGQTYEEVATILQAQLADVGINLNVITMESNTINEKVYSGEEIPIRMGFYNNLCGDVDLVMQKLLPSAYGQVYFNDEVEELMNEARSKTDAAERQKVYDKFWDLMAEDVPWITIYYEETMIGRSNKVDGFKLNPVGAHQLKTVAVYE; this comes from the coding sequence ATGAGGTTATCAAAGTTAGTCCAGATCAGAAAAAAAGGAATGTTGATTGCGGCAGCAGCATTGACAGCATGCGCACTTGCAGCATGTGGAGGTTCAGGATCTTCATCTGATACGAAGGGCGGAGAAAATACCAGTAAGGAAACATCAGCGGCTGAGACTGGTGGAACACAGAAAGATACATTGATCGTTGCAAAGGATGAGGATGTAACTTCACTTGATCCACAGGCAATTGTAAATCAGAAATCATTTTCTGTTTATTGTAATCTTTATGAAGGACTGGTCACATATGATGCTGAAACAAAAGAGATAAGTCCGTGCCTGGCTACAGAGTGGGAAGCAATAGATGATAAGACCTATCATTTTAAACTTCGCGAAGGTGTAAAATTCCATGATGGAAATGTAATGACATCTGAGGATGTATGCTTTTCTTTTGAACGTGCTATGAGCAGTGGCGTAGTATCTACTTACTTCAATTATCTGGATAGCATTGAACCAGATGGTGATAATGCAGTTATCATGCATTTAAAGATGCCGTATGCACAGCTTTATCAGGCACTTTCTAATCCATCTGCAGTAGTTGTTTCTAAAAAAGCAGTAGAGCAGTATGGAGATGATTTTGCCAAAAATCCATCTGGAACAGGCGCATATAAATTAAAGGAGTGGAAACAGGCAGATTCTATAACTCTGGAAGCTTTTGAAGATTACTGGAGTGAAAAACCAGTAACACCAACAGTTGTTTATAAAGTAATTCCGGAAGGTTCCCAGAGAACGATCATGCTGGAGAATGGAGAGGCAGATATTGCATATGCAGTACTTCCAAATGATGCAGGACGTATTGAAGACTCTGCAGATCTTACTATGATCCATGAACCAGGATACAAGTGCATGCTGTTTTATCTTAAAACAGATTCCAAAACATCTCCTGTAAAAGATAGTAAAGTTCGCCAGGCTATTCAGTATGCGGTTAATAAGCAGGAAATTGCAGATACAGTTGCTTATGGGTATGGACAGGTTGGTTCTCTTTACTGTACACCACTTACAACAGGTTATAATGCAGAAAAAGACCAGGGCGATATGTATGATGTAGATAAGTCTAAAGCATTGCTGGCAGAAGCAGGTTATGCAGATGGTTTTGATCTTGATTTTTATTGTCAGACAGGCCAGACTTATGAAGAAGTAGCTACAATCCTTCAGGCACAGCTGGCAGATGTTGGAATTAATTTAAACGTTATCACTATGGAGTCTAATACGATCAATGAAAAGGTTTACAGCGGTGAAGAAATACCGATTCGTATGGGATTTTATAATAACCTTTGTGGTGATGTAGATCTTGTAATGCAGAAATTACTTCCAAGTGCGTACGGTCAGGTTTATTTTAACGATGAAGTAGAAGAACTCATGAATGAAGCACGTTCTAAGACAGACGCAGCAGAGAGACAGAAAGTATATGATAAATTCTGGGATCTTATGGCTGAGGATGTTCCGTGGATCACAATTTATTATGAAGAGACCATGATCGGTCGCAGTAATAAAGTAGACGGATTTAAGCTTAATCCAGTGGGTGCTCATCAGTTAAAAACAGTAGCAGTATACGAATAG
- a CDS encoding ATP-binding cassette domain-containing protein, producing the protein MEKHEELLRIKHLKKYFPTPNGLLYAVDDVNFSISKGETLGVVGESGCGKSTLGRCILRLIEPTDGEVIYQGENIVGCSKEKMKELRKELQIIFQDPYESLNPRMTVSQAIQAPLIIQKIYKASDRVGLEKKTHEMMDLVGLARRVANSYPHELDGGRRQRIGIARALALNPKFIVCDEPVSALDVSIQAQVLNLMQDLQQQLGLTYMFITHDLSVVKHLSSSIVVMYLGQMVEQGTPEQLFNDPRHPYTKALLSAIPIPDPEKKMERIQLNGELTSPINVGAGCRFAKRCLYAKPECSTQNPQLTEVEPGHFVSCIQCK; encoded by the coding sequence ATGGAAAAACATGAGGAATTACTCAGAATAAAACATTTAAAAAAATATTTTCCGACACCAAACGGTCTTCTTTATGCAGTTGATGATGTGAATTTTTCAATTTCTAAAGGAGAAACACTGGGAGTTGTAGGTGAATCTGGCTGTGGAAAATCTACACTAGGAAGATGTATTTTAAGACTGATTGAGCCAACAGATGGTGAAGTAATATATCAGGGAGAAAATATTGTTGGATGTAGTAAGGAAAAAATGAAAGAACTGCGAAAGGAATTACAGATTATTTTTCAGGATCCTTATGAATCCCTTAATCCCAGGATGACAGTAAGCCAGGCAATTCAGGCGCCGCTTATTATACAGAAGATATATAAGGCCTCTGACCGGGTGGGGCTGGAGAAGAAAACCCATGAAATGATGGATCTTGTAGGATTGGCAAGAAGAGTGGCAAATTCATATCCACATGAACTGGATGGAGGAAGGCGTCAGAGAATAGGAATTGCCCGTGCATTGGCGTTAAATCCTAAATTCATAGTGTGCGATGAGCCAGTATCAGCTTTGGATGTGTCTATTCAGGCGCAGGTATTAAACTTAATGCAGGATCTGCAGCAGCAGCTGGGGCTTACATATATGTTTATTACTCATGATCTTTCGGTTGTAAAGCATTTATCTTCCAGCATCGTGGTTATGTATCTGGGGCAGATGGTGGAACAGGGGACACCGGAACAGTTATTTAATGATCCACGTCATCCTTATACAAAAGCACTTTTATCGGCAATCCCAATTCCGGATCCAGAAAAGAAGATGGAAAGGATTCAGTTAAATGGTGAATTGACGTCTCCTATTAATGTAGGAGCAGGATGTAGGTTTGCAAAAAGATGTTTGTATGCAAAGCCAGAATGCAGTACACAGAATCCGCAGCTGACAGAGGTAGAACCAGGACATTTTGTTTCCTGTATCCAGTGTAAATAA
- a CDS encoding ABC transporter ATP-binding protein: MAILEIKNLRVDYQTDDALVHALNDVNLKMEKGKTLGLVGETGAGKTTLAKCIMGILPQRTGRIRSGEIFYEDKDLLKTEEYEMRKIRGSEIAMIFQDPMTSLNPVMTVGEQIAEAVENHEHCKREKAMERACEMLELVGIPAARSTEYPHQFSGGMKQRVVIAIALACNPKLLIADEPTTALDVTIQAQVLEMMQDLKQKFNTSMLLITHDLGVVAQNCDMVAVIYAGQIVEYGSVLDVFKHMHHPYTVGLFDSIPQIDSAVTRLKPIPGLMPDPTDLPEGCNFSTRCPYADEKCKANEPELEEVRPGHFARCFHCKH; the protein is encoded by the coding sequence ATGGCAATATTGGAGATAAAAAATCTAAGAGTTGATTACCAGACAGATGATGCCCTGGTACATGCCCTGAATGATGTGAATCTAAAAATGGAAAAAGGAAAGACATTGGGGCTTGTAGGAGAAACCGGAGCTGGAAAAACAACACTGGCTAAATGTATTATGGGAATACTTCCTCAAAGAACAGGAAGGATCCGGTCAGGAGAAATATTTTATGAAGACAAGGATCTTCTGAAAACAGAAGAGTATGAGATGAGAAAAATCAGAGGAAGCGAAATTGCAATGATCTTTCAGGATCCCATGACGTCATTAAATCCGGTTATGACAGTAGGAGAGCAGATTGCAGAGGCTGTTGAAAATCATGAACATTGTAAAAGAGAAAAGGCGATGGAAAGAGCCTGTGAGATGCTTGAATTAGTCGGAATACCGGCAGCCAGATCAACAGAATATCCGCATCAGTTTTCTGGAGGTATGAAACAGAGAGTGGTAATAGCAATAGCTCTGGCATGTAATCCGAAACTTCTGATTGCAGATGAACCGACAACGGCTCTGGATGTAACAATTCAGGCACAGGTTTTGGAAATGATGCAGGATCTAAAGCAGAAATTCAATACATCTATGCTGCTTATTACACATGATCTGGGTGTGGTAGCTCAAAACTGCGATATGGTAGCAGTGATCTATGCAGGACAGATTGTGGAGTACGGATCGGTATTGGATGTATTTAAACATATGCATCATCCCTATACAGTTGGTCTGTTTGATTCAATCCCTCAGATCGATTCGGCAGTGACTCGCTTGAAACCAATTCCTGGTTTGATGCCGGATCCAACTGACCTGCCGGAGGGATGTAATTTTTCCACACGTTGTCCTTATGCAGATGAAAAATGTAAAGCGAATGAACCTGAATTAGAAGAAGTCCGACCAGGTCATTTTGCCAGATGTTTTCATTGTAAACATTGA
- a CDS encoding ABC transporter permease has product MSKKQAAEIENYAGRSLWEDAWYRFKKNKLAVLGLIFVLLLIVIAFATIIIDIATHGSVYQALAVKQNLRMKLHGPSLQHIFGCDEFGRDIFFRLIWGTRYSLFIGIISIIFALVVGGLLGAVAGFYGGKVDNIIMRVMDIFLSIPSMVMAIAIVSALGTSTFNLLLSIAVPQMPRLARIVRAQVMTVKGKDFIEASRAVGAGDMQIIVQASLSIGSAILSIAGLSFLGIGVQPPTPEWGSILSSARTYMRDAWHISVIPGLMIMLTVLSLNLAGDGLRDALDPKMKN; this is encoded by the coding sequence ATGAGTAAGAAACAGGCTGCAGAAATAGAAAATTATGCCGGACGCAGTTTATGGGAAGATGCGTGGTACCGTTTTAAAAAAAATAAACTGGCTGTTTTAGGGCTTATATTTGTACTTCTTTTAATAGTTATTGCATTTGCGACAATCATTATTGATATAGCTACCCATGGATCTGTTTATCAGGCACTGGCAGTAAAACAGAACCTGAGAATGAAACTTCATGGTCCTAGTTTACAACATATCTTTGGATGCGATGAATTCGGAAGAGATATATTCTTCCGCCTTATATGGGGAACCAGGTATTCACTGTTTATAGGAATCATATCCATTATCTTTGCATTGGTAGTAGGAGGACTTTTAGGTGCGGTTGCAGGCTTTTATGGTGGAAAGGTAGATAATATCATTATGAGAGTTATGGATATTTTTCTTTCTATACCATCAATGGTTATGGCGATTGCGATTGTTTCTGCACTGGGAACCAGCACATTTAATCTGCTATTATCAATTGCAGTACCTCAGATGCCCCGATTGGCACGTATTGTCCGGGCACAGGTTATGACTGTAAAAGGAAAGGATTTTATAGAAGCGAGCAGAGCTGTAGGAGCTGGGGATATGCAGATCATTGTGCAGGCATCCTTAAGCATAGGTTCAGCAATTCTGTCAATTGCAGGTTTAAGTTTCTTGGGAATTGGAGTACAGCCACCAACTCCGGAATGGGGTTCTATTTTGAGCTCAGCCCGTACTTATATGCGGGATGCCTGGCATATATCAGTTATTCCTGGTCTTATGATCATGCTTACAGTATTATCTTTGAATCTGGCAGGAGATGGTCTCCGTGATGCACTTGATCCGAAGATGAAGAACTAG
- a CDS encoding ABC transporter permease, producing the protein MWKYIVKRILMLIPVMLATIFVVYFIMDQSDVDPAKVMLGEGATEESIQELHDELGLDDPFVVRYVRYVGKLLKGDMGESYTYKTDVSAQIMERLPNTVLLASCGVLFSVIVGIPIGIIAARKQYSIFDNVSMVFSLIGASAPAFWIGLLLVLIFSLNLKIFPASGMGKGFANVVRSLVLPAITIGMSGAATTARITRSSMLETIRQDYIDTARAKGTSEITITFRHMLKNALIPVITAVGLNFGVLLGESVLTETVFAWPGIGRFVIESIKTQDIPSVLGCVVTLSVMFTIVNLLVDILYAFVDPRIKGQYKTAKKVVIRK; encoded by the coding sequence ATGTGGAAGTATATTGTAAAAAGAATCCTAATGTTGATTCCGGTTATGCTTGCAACGATTTTTGTTGTGTATTTTATCATGGATCAATCTGATGTAGATCCGGCAAAAGTTATGTTAGGAGAAGGTGCTACGGAAGAATCTATACAGGAGCTTCATGATGAGCTGGGGCTGGATGATCCTTTTGTAGTACGCTATGTAAGATATGTAGGAAAACTTTTAAAGGGAGATATGGGAGAATCATATACTTATAAGACTGATGTTTCTGCGCAGATCATGGAACGATTACCTAATACAGTATTATTGGCTTCCTGTGGCGTTTTATTTTCTGTCATAGTGGGAATACCAATTGGAATCATAGCTGCTAGGAAGCAATATAGCATTTTTGATAATGTTTCAATGGTATTTAGTTTAATAGGAGCTTCTGCTCCGGCTTTCTGGATCGGCCTTTTACTGGTATTGATATTTAGCCTTAATCTGAAGATATTCCCGGCATCCGGAATGGGAAAAGGATTTGCAAATGTAGTAAGGTCACTGGTGCTTCCGGCTATTACCATTGGAATGAGCGGTGCCGCAACAACTGCAAGGATCACCCGTTCTTCTATGCTGGAAACAATCCGGCAAGATTATATTGATACAGCCCGTGCAAAAGGTACCAGTGAAATTACCATCACATTCCGTCATATGTTAAAAAATGCGCTGATCCCGGTTATTACAGCTGTTGGTTTAAATTTTGGCGTTCTTTTAGGAGAATCTGTTTTAACGGAAACAGTATTTGCATGGCCCGGAATAGGAAGATTTGTTATTGAGTCGATCAAAACTCAGGATATTCCCAGTGTTTTGGGATGTGTAGTAACACTTTCTGTTATGTTTACAATTGTAAATCTTCTGGTGGACATTTTATATGCTTTTGTAGATCCAAGAATCAAAGGACAGTATAAAACAGCGAAAAAGGTGGTGATCCGTAAATGA
- a CDS encoding M20 family metallopeptidase — protein MDSVKSKMNNLIDSMKEQLFEMGDAIYDHPEIGLQEVFAGKLLEDWLENHGFLVERGLGSMPTAFRAVYEQGTGGPSIGLLTEYDALAGIGHACGHHLQGPCILAAANAVLRAGIEKPFKLVVYGTPAEETLGGKINMVQEGYFRDIDVALMMHGSPTTTCDVKSMANYSLDVTFYGKSAHAAINPDKGRSALDALLLTFQAVEFLREHVKEDVRMHYTVKDTYNIPSNVVSEKATGTFTLRSYNNATLDDVYRRFKKITEGAALMTETTCEITENMHMAAKIPALKLNEEIIRCARDVNAPRISPPRQKTGSTDLGNVMELIPGSCIRVAFVDEHAAAHSQEFLDQGKTEQGHNAILYGAKILADVCYDLVTIPGLMDEIKADYNAQKEKMKQEA, from the coding sequence ATGGATAGTGTAAAAAGTAAAATGAATAATCTGATCGACTCAATGAAGGAACAACTTTTTGAAATGGGAGATGCCATTTATGACCATCCTGAGATCGGATTACAAGAAGTATTTGCCGGCAAGCTATTGGAAGATTGGTTGGAAAATCATGGTTTTCTTGTGGAAAGAGGACTGGGAAGCATGCCAACGGCATTTCGGGCTGTATATGAGCAGGGCACGGGGGGACCTTCTATTGGACTTTTGACAGAGTATGATGCATTAGCGGGAATCGGACATGCTTGCGGGCATCATCTTCAGGGACCATGTATTCTTGCAGCAGCTAATGCAGTTTTAAGAGCTGGGATTGAAAAACCGTTTAAGCTGGTGGTATATGGGACTCCGGCAGAGGAGACCTTAGGCGGAAAAATCAATATGGTTCAGGAAGGATATTTTCGGGATATTGATGTAGCACTTATGATGCATGGAAGTCCAACTACAACCTGTGATGTTAAATCCATGGCAAATTATAGTTTGGATGTAACTTTTTACGGAAAAAGTGCTCATGCAGCTATTAATCCGGACAAGGGACGAAGTGCTCTTGATGCGCTGCTTTTAACATTTCAGGCTGTAGAATTTTTAAGAGAACATGTAAAAGAAGATGTACGTATGCATTATACGGTGAAAGACACATATAACATTCCAAGCAATGTAGTTTCTGAAAAGGCAACAGGCACTTTTACATTAAGATCTTATAATAATGCTACATTAGATGATGTGTATAGGCGTTTCAAAAAGATTACGGAAGGCGCTGCGCTGATGACAGAAACAACTTGTGAGATTACGGAAAATATGCATATGGCAGCGAAGATTCCAGCTTTAAAATTGAACGAGGAGATCATAAGATGTGCCAGAGATGTGAATGCACCAAGAATCAGTCCGCCGAGACAGAAGACAGGTTCTACAGATTTAGGAAATGTAATGGAGCTGATTCCTGGTTCCTGCATCAGAGTTGCATTTGTAGATGAACATGCGGCTGCGCATTCACAGGAATTTTTAGATCAGGGAAAGACAGAGCAAGGTCATAATGCAATCCTTTATGGAGCGAAGATCCTTGCAGATGTCTGTTACGATCTGGTCACGATACCTGGTCTGATGGATGAAATCAAGGCAGATTATAATGCACAGAAAGAAAAAATGAAACAGGAGGCATGA